One window from the genome of Dioscorea cayenensis subsp. rotundata cultivar TDr96_F1 chromosome 3, TDr96_F1_v2_PseudoChromosome.rev07_lg8_w22 25.fasta, whole genome shotgun sequence encodes:
- the LOC120257537 gene encoding uncharacterized protein LOC120257537 isoform X1: MFEQMSGHENVVGGKLRLKGKALTVKEGLLKKNKKKKHKHHYDQEIQSGGISSDPNENRLEDEDYQQMHDDYLTPVEKIRTPPVIKDSQQITS; the protein is encoded by the exons ATGTT TGAGCAAATGTCTGGGCATGAGAATGTTGTTGGTGGGAAGCTGAGGCTCAAAGGGAAAGCTTTAACAGTTAAGGAAGGGCtgttgaagaagaacaagaagaagaaacataagCATCATTATGATCAAGAAATTCAATCAG GTGGAATATCATCTGATCCAAATGAGAACAGGTTGGAAGATGAAGATTATCAGCAGATGCATGACGATTACTTGACACCAGTGGAAAAAATTAGAACTCCGCCGGTTATCAAAGACAGCCAACAAATCACATCGTGA
- the LOC120257537 gene encoding uncharacterized protein LOC120257537 isoform X2, which yields MLEQMSGHENVVGGKLRLKGKALTVKEGLLKKNKKKKHKHHYDQEIQSGGISSDPNENRLEDEDYQQMHDDYLTPVEKIRTPPVIKDSQQITS from the exons ATGCT TGAGCAAATGTCTGGGCATGAGAATGTTGTTGGTGGGAAGCTGAGGCTCAAAGGGAAAGCTTTAACAGTTAAGGAAGGGCtgttgaagaagaacaagaagaagaaacataagCATCATTATGATCAAGAAATTCAATCAG GTGGAATATCATCTGATCCAAATGAGAACAGGTTGGAAGATGAAGATTATCAGCAGATGCATGACGATTACTTGACACCAGTGGAAAAAATTAGAACTCCGCCGGTTATCAAAGACAGCCAACAAATCACATCGTGA
- the LOC120257537 gene encoding uncharacterized protein LOC120257537 isoform X3, with protein sequence MSGHENVVGGKLRLKGKALTVKEGLLKKNKKKKHKHHYDQEIQSGGISSDPNENRLEDEDYQQMHDDYLTPVEKIRTPPVIKDSQQITS encoded by the exons ATGTCTGGGCATGAGAATGTTGTTGGTGGGAAGCTGAGGCTCAAAGGGAAAGCTTTAACAGTTAAGGAAGGGCtgttgaagaagaacaagaagaagaaacataagCATCATTATGATCAAGAAATTCAATCAG GTGGAATATCATCTGATCCAAATGAGAACAGGTTGGAAGATGAAGATTATCAGCAGATGCATGACGATTACTTGACACCAGTGGAAAAAATTAGAACTCCGCCGGTTATCAAAGACAGCCAACAAATCACATCGTGA